CGTCGGCCCCCCGCACCGATGAGAGCCCTTCCCTCACAACCATCTCCACGCGAATGCGCGCGAAGGGCTCCAGCGCCGGGCCGAAACGCCGGGCGCTCCGCTTGGCCCCCTTGGCCACGCCCCGCACCTTCCCGTGCTCCAATGTGAAGAGGGTGACGATGCGGTCGCTCTCGCGAAAATCCATGGAGGCAAGAACTATGGCTTCGGAGCAGGTCAATTCCATGGGGGACAAGGTACCATCGGACCTCCAATCCCGTCAATCTCAGCCTGAAACTGGAAAGGGCGCCCGGTTATCCGGACGCCCCTTTTCTCTCCCACCCTACCGCAGCTTGAGCCGCGCCAGCAAAATGCCGGTGTACTTGTTGAGGACATGGTTGCGGTGCAGCCAGCGAAAGGGTGGCGGCTTCCGGGTACCAATCCGCTTCAGTTCGTTCACCGCATTTTCACCGGCTCCGCGCCTCACCCCCTCGCGCAGGACTTCCACCGCCTCAAGCCTCATCCCCGCCAGATAATAGATTCTTCCCAGATTCTCGTACAGGCGGGGATTGTCCGGTTCGCGGGCAATGGCGCTGCGGGCAAGGGATATGGAGTCGCTGAACTTGCCACGGGTCTTTGCCTGGCAGAGGGCAAGATAGGAAAAGGCTTCCGGATTTGCACCCACCCGAGCCACATGTTCAAAACAGGAGCGCGCCATATAGACATTACCGTTGTCCAGCGCCTCGACCCCCCGCTCAAACCACTCGTCATCATGTAATGCCTGCATGGTGCGCCTCGCTAACCCCCTTAGGAACTGCCGTCCATCTGACCAATCTATTTTCAAGATTCGAGCCAGTTATATAACGGCATCGCGAAGCGAT
The nucleotide sequence above comes from Geobacter benzoatilyticus. Encoded proteins:
- a CDS encoding tetratricopeptide repeat protein, whose protein sequence is MQALHDDEWFERGVEALDNGNVYMARSCFEHVARVGANPEAFSYLALCQAKTRGKFSDSISLARSAIAREPDNPRLYENLGRIYYLAGMRLEAVEVLREGVRRGAGENAVNELKRIGTRKPPPFRWLHRNHVLNKYTGILLARLKLR